A single Anopheles arabiensis isolate DONGOLA chromosome 2, AaraD3, whole genome shotgun sequence DNA region contains:
- the LOC120895012 gene encoding uncharacterized protein LOC120895012, translated as MSGTSSVPGGVVVPPSPVSLHAQTKQVQQHLVNEIPVPVSYIANCRLCLGTHFGTRCTTIIDAPLINMMRQVFPVMIENRVGLPMNVCTECIKTVEAFYIYSRQVLENQNRLLATLPDVIRPVQNNDGVECRENPVSTQEPQENDLREEPEAPIDTDLLIKIEKDDEQEGSDPLATTEDIVFDVIDEIPDFKLEEEAIDLFELNSDAGMDPLLKETTNPLEINPDAGINLQLEVKEEMLTDPSPDSVADSETLVQDSFVKVKPKKQSKRNVPTKCRFFDRPLNFCPVHSIWFELKQISSESELIEMNRRLKDVKFMQQLIKCFQHIAEESSWDDLMNKSMDILFDVDFLASCDWRNVEGKIPIQHHLKIHELFNRLDTPKGKKLAGKIQSFFIVKIQLARRRAQESLVGEFQSDELPSENQVEAILRNLAPKSGEENALQAQGTTFAQRLKKRRRIHPSMREVLIQARNNCCPLKLKQIRSLPELIECNRRLEDEDFTKQVIKYLQYETKEPRADLLMNKSLDMLVDKHFFATCNWRADDRHSLKQHSKFLELFGRLGASEGTKLPGIKVAAYFKHRLTYVKQRVKFYNPSSGTTDEANSNGDTPCTSVEESVEQAQDTDFRNVQKKRNIKAPMRFVRFNTGASSCNVPAKLDLRQCTSEPEIAELNRRLEDKEYMKQIVSYIQYETGESRPDRLMKKSFDILFRRRFFAGVCWTGTGEKIAFKHNSNILELFARLGASNGLNASSEQVRKFFHIRCKNAVKLVTGKRSG; from the exons ATGAGTGGCACTAGTAGTGTTCCAGGTGGTGTAGTAGTGCCTCCATCCCCTGTGTCTTTGCACGCGCAAACGAAACAGGTACAACAGCATCTGGTTAACGAAATCCCCGTTCCGGTCAGCTACATAGCCAACTGCCGGCTCTGCTTGGGTACACATTTTGGAACCAGATGTACAACCATTATTGACGCACCGTTAATCAACATGATGAGACAGGTATTCCCAGTGATG ATAGAGAACCGGGTAGGTCTTCCGATGAATGTATGCACCGAATGCATAAAGACGGTGGAGGCATTTTACATATACAGCAGACAGGTGTTGGAAAATCAGAATAGGCTGTTAGCAACCTTACCCGATGTAATACGTCCGGTACAAAATAATGATGGTGTGGAATGTAGAGAAAATCCGGTCTCGACACAAGAACCACAAGAGAACGATCTCCGTGAGGAACCGGAGGCTCCGATTGATACGGATTTGttgataaaaatagaaaaagacGATGAACAAGAAGGTTCTGACCCTTTGGCAACTACTGAAGATATTGTATTCGATGTCATCGACGAAATTCCCGATTTCAAGCTGGAAGAAGAGGCAATTGATCTATTCGAGCTAAACTCTGATGCTGGGATGGACCCACTATTGAAGGAAACAACAAACCCACTCGAGATAAATCCTGATGCTGGGATCAACTTACAATTGGAGGTTAAGGAAGAAATGTTAACAGATCCGTCACCTGATAGTGTCGCAGATAGCGAAACACTTGTGCAAGATTCATTTGTCAAGGTAAAACCGAAGAAACAATCTAAACGGAATGTTCCAACAAAATGTAGATTTTTCGATCGTCCACTTAACTTCTGTCCAGTGCATAGTATCTGGTTTGAACTCAAGCAAATCAGTAGCGAATCAGAGCTAATAGAAATGAACCGTCGATTAAAAGACGTTAAATTCATGCAGCAGCTGATAAAATGCTTCCAACATATAGCCGAAGAATCAAGTTGGGATGACTTGATGAATAAGTCGATGGACATTCTGTTTGACGTGGACTTCCTTGCATCCTGTGACTGGCGCAATGTGGAGGGAAAAATACCTATACAACATCATTTGAAAATTCATGAGCTGTTCAATAGGTTGGATACgccgaaaggaaaaaaattggCAGGTAAAATCCAGAGCTTCTTTATCGTGAAAATACAACTTGCAAGACGACGAGCTCAAGAATCATTAGTAGGCGAATTCCAAAGCGATGAATTGCCATCAGAGAACCAAGTGGAGGCGATCCTACGCAATCTGGCACCAAAAAGTGGCGAAGAAAACGCCCTACAAGCTCAAGGTACTACTTTCGCACAACGATTGAAGAAACGGCGTAGAATTCATCCATCGATGCGAGAAGTTCTTATTCAGGCACGTAATAATTGTTGTCCGTTGAAACTCAAGCAAATTAGAAGCCTTCCAGAGCTCATCGAGTGTAATCGTCGACTAGAAGATGAAGATTTTACAAAGCAAGTCATAAAGTATTTGCAGTATGAGACAAAAGAACCCAGGGCAGATCTCCTGATGAATAAGTCGTTGGACATGTTGGTCGATAAGCATTTCTTTGCGACCTGCAACTGGCGTGCAGATGATCGACACTCATTGAAGCAACATTCAAAGTTTCTGGAGCTGTTCGGTAGGTTGGGTGCGTCGGAAGGAACAAAACTGCCAGGAATTAAAGTTGCTGCTTATTTTAAACATCGCCTTACCTATGTAAAACAACGAGTAAAGTTTTACAATCCGTCAAGCGGAACAACGGATGAAGCAAATTCTAACGGTGATACACCGTGTACAAGTGTAGAAGAAAGTGTAGAACAAGCTCAGGATACAGATTTCAGAAATGTACAAAAGAAACGTAATATCAAAGCACCAATGCGATTTGTTCGATTCAATACGGGTGCAAGTAGCTGCAATGTACCTGCAAAACTCGATCTCAGGCAATGTACCAGCGAACCAGAGATAGCAGAGCTTAATCGTCGACTGGAAGACAAAGAGTACATGAAGCAGATCGTCAGTTACATACAGTATGAAACGGGAGAGTCAAGGCCCGATCGTTTGATGAAAAAATCGTTTGACATTCTGTTTCGCAGACGCTTCTTTGCCGGTGTATGTTGGACCGGAACAGGTGAAAAAATAGCTTTCAAACATAATTCAAATATACTAGAACTGTTTGCAAGGTTAGGTGCGTCAAACGGCCTAAATGCATCATCAGAACAAGTAAGAAAGTTTTTTCACATTAGATGTAAAAACGCCGTGAAACTGGTTACAGGGAAACGTAGTGGTTGA